A genomic segment from Vidua macroura isolate BioBank_ID:100142 chromosome Z, ASM2450914v1, whole genome shotgun sequence encodes:
- the ANKRD34B gene encoding ankyrin repeat domain-containing protein 34B produces the protein MEAADVPPEGYSLIKAVYQRRLRLTRLLIDGGAYVNESNSRGETPLMVACMTRHADLQSASKARMVKYLLDSKADPNIQDKSGKTALMHACLEKAGPEVVSLLLMSGADPSLPDHSNRSALVYAINAADRDTLELLLKACKARGKEVIIITTDKSASGRQKTKQYLNVPPPDLEECASPADCTSPSEIEPNEGPEDPFSFKELYGGQQGDNSSERVPLMTKSSSTPARFKLTRVLPCDPWLKCCPAVFQQRKIASPQELQGSSPMEELSCTVSDLDLCKSVTTSHKSRDRKDTAQVLKTSDQTMSRKALRDAVNYQTPFVEEKHNPSEIPMGMDASLGQITLLSDLDSIIKKGSGEANYNISSSHLTNSLVPAADTKCSKSPKGNKEILPTYQTLLPSPRRVLEMSPVSPRGRNQALEEEASGASVLDQTRPGFLPPLNVSPHPPVPELTFINTVSGMISYGQTHLVRPGSAFPKGTKETNLLRRRPYEQITV, from the coding sequence ATGGAGGCCGCGGACGTGCCGCCCGAGGGCTACTCGCTGATCAAGGCCGTGTACCAGCGGCGGCTGCGCCTCACGCGGCTGCTGATCGACGGCGGGGCCTACGTCAACGAGAGCAACAGCCGCGGCGAGACCCCGCTCATGGTGGCCTGCATGACCCGGCACGCCGACCTGCAGAGCGCCAGCAAGGCCAGGATGGTCAAGTACCTGCTGGACAGCAAGGCCGACCCCAACATCCAGGACAAGTCCGGGAAGACGGCCCTGATGCACGCCTGCCTGGAGAAGGCAGGCCCCGAGgtggtgtccctgctgctgaTGAGCGGGGCCGACCCCAGCCTGCCAGACCACTCCAACCGCTCTGCGCTGGTGTACGCCATCAACGCTGCCgacagagacaccctggagctgctgctgaaggccTGCAAGGCACGGGGGAAAGAAGTGATCATCATCACCACGGACAAGTCCGCGTCGGGGAGGCAGAAAACTAAGCAGTACCTGAACGTGCCTCCCCCAGACCTCGAGGAATGCGCCTCCCCAGCTGACTGCACCTCCCCGTCAGAAATAGAACCAAACGAGGGCCCGGAAGACCCTTTCAGCTTTAAAGAGCTGTATGGTGGGCAACAGGGGGACAACTCCTCTGAAAGAGTGCCTCTAATGACCAAATCCAGCTCCACACCAGCACGGTTCAAGCTGACACGGGTGCTGCCGTGTGACCCGTGGCTGAAGTGCTGTCCAGCAGTGtttcagcagaggaaaattGCTTCTCCACAAGAACTTCAGGGTAGCAGTCCCATGGAAGAGCTCTCCTGTACAGTCAGTGATCTTGACTTGTGCAAGAGTGTCACCACCAGTCACAAAAGCAGAGACAGGAAGGACACCGCTCAGGTACTGAAAACCTCTGATCAAACCATGTCAAGGAAGGCGTTGCGTGATGCAGTAAACTATCAGACTCCTTTTGTTGAAGAGAAACACAACCCCAGTGAGATTCCCATGGGCATGGATGCCAGTCTGGGACAAATCACCTTACTTTCAGACCTTGACAGTATTATCAAGAAAGGAAGTGGAGAAGCAAATTATAACATCTCCAGTTCTCACTTAACTAACAGTCTAGTTCCTGCTGCTGATACCAAATGTAGTAAGTCaccaaaaggaaataaagagatTCTTCCTACATACCAGACTTTGTTGCCAAGTCCGAGAAGAGTTCTGGAGATGTCTCCTGTTTCCCCAAGAGGCAGAAATCAGGCTCTAGAGGAAGAGGCCTCAGGAGCCTCAGTGCTGGATCAGACGAGGCCAGGCTTCCTGCCTCCGCTGAATGTGAGCCCCCACCCCCCAGTTCCAGAGCTCACTTTCATAAACACAGTTTCTGGAATGATTTCTTACGGACAAACTCACTTAGTACGACCAGGATCTGCCTTCCCTAAGGGGACCAAAGAGACAAATCTGCTGCGGAGGAGGCCGTACGAGCAGATCACAGTGTGA